Proteins encoded in a region of the Manis javanica isolate MJ-LG chromosome 15, MJ_LKY, whole genome shotgun sequence genome:
- the MAGOHB gene encoding protein mago nashi homolog 2: MALGSDFYLRYYVGHKGKFGHEFLEFEFRPDGKLRYANNSNYKNDVMIRKEAYVHKSVMEELKRIIDDSEITKEDDALWPPPDRVGRQELEIVIGDEHISFTTSKIGSLIDVNQSKDPEGLRVFYYLVQDLKCLVFSLIGLHFKIKPI, encoded by the exons ATGGCTCTGGGCAGCGACTTCTACCTCCGCTACTACGTAGGGCACAAGGGCAAGTTCGGACACGAGTTTCTGGAGTTCGAGTTTCGGCCGGACG GAAAGCTTAGATATGCCAACAACAGCAATTACAAAAATGATGTCATGATCAGAAAAGAG GCTTACGTACACAAGAGTGTCATGGAGGAACTGAAGAGAATTATTGATGACAGTGAAATTACAAAAGAAGATGACGCTCTGTGGCCTCCCCCTGACAGGGTTGGCCGGCAG gagcTTGAAATTGTAATTGGAGATGAACACATTTCTTTTACCACATCAAAAATAGGTTCTCTTATTGACGTAAATCAGTCAAA ggaTCCTGAAGGCCTTCGTGTATTTTACTATTTGGTACAAGACCTGAAATGTTTAGTTTTTAGTCTTATTGGATTACATTTCAAGATTAAACCAATCTAA